From Anopheles arabiensis isolate DONGOLA chromosome 3, AaraD3, whole genome shotgun sequence, a single genomic window includes:
- the LOC120903193 gene encoding derlin-1 yields MSDFQTWYKQVPPFTRIWLTATVGISLLAKIGLLPISYLILQSAPFFYKLQLWRPMTAVLFYPLNPATGFHFMMNCYFLYNYSLRLESDHYKQKPGDYFFMLFFNWILCVIVGLVMDLPILMDPMVLSVLYIWCKLNQDVIVTFWFGTRFKAMYLPWVLLGMNMILSSGSIFSLVGIFVGHAYYFLKFSYPSELGGPALIETPFFIKRYFPDVQGGTHGFGVPPVGQRPVQQQQQGDMAGFRHAWGVGHTLGRN; encoded by the exons ATGAGCGATTTCCAAACCTGGTACAAACAGGTACCGCCGTTTACGCGGATCTGGCTGACGGCAACCGTCGGCATATCGCTGCTGGCCAAAATTGGTCTCCTACCGATCAGCTATCTCATCCTGCAGTCTGCACCATTCTTCTACAAACTACAG CTATGGAGGCCTATGACGGCGGTCCTGTTCTATCCGCTGAACCCGGCGACAGGGTTCCATTTTATGATGAACTGCTACTTCCTGTACAACTACTCCCTGCGGCTAGAGTCGGACCACTACAAGCAAAAGCCGGGAGACTACTTTTTCATGCTCTTTTTCAACTGGATCCTGTGCGTGATCGTCGGACTGGTG ATGGACCTTCCCATACTGATGGACCCGATGGTGCTTTCGGTGCTGTACATCTGGTGCAAACTGAACCAGGACGTGATCGTAACCTTCTGGTTCGGAACACGCTTCAAGGCGATGTACCTGCCGTGGGTGCTGCTCGGCATGAACATGATTCTTTCGTCAGG AAGCATATTCTCGCTGGTGGGCATCTTCGTGGGCCATGCGTACTATTTCCTCAAGTTTAGCTATCCGAGCGAACTCGGTGGGCCGGCCCTGATCGAGACGCCGTTCTTCATCAAGCGTTACTTCCCGGATGTTCAGGGTGGCACGCATGGATTCGGTGTTCCGCCGGTCGGGCAGCGgccagtgcagcagcagcagcaaggcgATATGGCTGGCTTCCGCCATGCTTGGGGCGTTGGTCATACGCTCGGGCGTAACTAA
- the LOC120903192 gene encoding protein ABHD11-like, whose amino-acid sequence MFPSNAVRRAIKSSFRSFHLSATCYSKPAPVALSFTRYENNASDSNAPPVLVLHGLFGSKSNWNSLGKAFHKNTKPVRKIYAIDARNHGDSPHTDEHSYDHMVEDLVQLYKTLGIDKASIIGHSMGGRAMMLLALKYPELVEKAIIVDISPSTGLGTSNTNIPLFLQSMKMIQISPTATIHQARKLADEQLARIIAEKSLRDFLITNLVKAEKEGGQFRWRINLEALERNFNTGVAQFPQLTGRKFEGPTLFIAGGRSDYVKSEDVPLIKTLFPNSEITYVKDAGHWVHSEKSTEFSKLVLNFLNE is encoded by the exons ATGTTTCCCAGCAATGCCGTGCGTAGGGCCATCAAAagttcattccgttcatttcATCTAAGTGCCACGTGCTATTCAAAACCAGCGCCGGTTGCGCTTTCCTTCACGCGGTACGAAAACAACGCATCGGACAGCAATGCTCCGCCGGTTTTGGTGCTTCACGGGCTGTTCGGGTCAAAGTCGAACTGGAACAGTTTGGGCAAGGCGTttcacaaaaatacaaaacccgTTCGTAAG ATCTACGCCATCGATGCCCGCAATCACGGCGACAGTCCACACACGGACGAACACTCCTACGACCATATGGTGGAGGATTTGGTGCAGCTCTACAAAACTTTGGGCATCGATAAGGCCTCCATCATTGGGCACAGCATGGGCGGTCGGGCTATGATGCTGTTGGCACTGAAATAT CCTGAGCTGGTAGAGAAAGCCATCATTGTCGACATTTCACCCTCGACCGGGCTTGGCACGAGCAACACAAACATCCCACTGTTCCTGCAGTCgatgaaaatgattcaaatttcACCCACGGCAACCATTCACCAAGCGCGCAAGCTTGCGGACGAGCAGCTGGCCCGGATCATCGCGGAAAAGTCACTGCGGGACTTCCTGATCACGAATCTGGTCAAGGCGGAAAAGGAAGGCGGCCAGTTTCGGTGGCGCATCAATCTGGAAGCGTTGGAGCGCAATTTCAACACCGGGGTGGCCCAGTTTCCTCAACTGACTGGGCGGAAGTTCGAGGGACCGACGTTGTTTATTGCCGGTGGACGATCGGATTATGTAAA GTCGGAAGACGTTCCGCTGATAAAGACGCTGTTCCCCAATTCGGAAATTACGTACGTAAAGGATGCTGGCCACTGGGTGCACAGCGAAAAGTCGACCGAGTTCTCCAAGCTGGTGCTGAATTTTCTCAACGAGTAG